The Deinococcus sp. KNUC1210 nucleotide sequence AGCAGGGCAAGCAGTATCAGGCGGTCTTCGAGACCAGCAAGGGGCGCATCGTGATGGACCTCGATGCCGACGAGGTGCCCAATACCGTCAACAGCTTCGTGTACCTGATCCGCCATCACTACTACGACGGCATCGTGTTTCACCGCGTCCTCGACGGCTTCATGGCCCAGACGGGCGACCCCACCGGCACCGGTTCGGGCGGCCCCGGCTACGACTTTGCCGACGAGCGCACCAGCAGGCGCCACGACACCCCCGGCGTGCTGAGCATGGCGAACCGTGGCCCCAACACCAACGGCTCGCAGATTTTCATGACCTTCGTGCCCACCCCGCACCTCGACGGACGCCACACCGTCTTCGGGCGCGTGGTCGAGGGAATGGACGTGCTGAACAGCATCACCCGCATCAATCCCGGCGGCCCCGGCACGCCTGACCGGATCGAGCGGGCCTACGTGGTCCAGAAGTAAGTCGGGAATACCAAACTGAGGGCGGGGCACCGGGCGAAGGTTCGGTGCCCCGCCCTCTTACAGGCTCTATCCTGACGGTATGAGCGAACTGAACGGACGCATCGGTGGACTGCGCCTCGGCTACGATCTGCATGCCCGCTGGGATGGACGCGAACTGTCGGGCCGCATCGGGGGAACGTTTCAGGGCAAGGACATTCGCCTGACGCTGGACGGTGAGCGCGTCAGCGGGCGGATCGGCGGCCATATCGGCGGCTTCGATGCCGACGGGCGAGTGAGTGCCGATGCCGTGCAGGTGCGTCTGGGCGGGCGAATCGACGGCGACGACGTACACGCCGATCTCTCGGAGGGGCAGGCGCGGGGCCGCTACAGCGGCAGAATTGCCGGTAAGGATATCGCGCTGCATCTGGATGGTCAGCGGGTGCGCGGACGCATCGGCGGCCATATCGAGGGCAAGGACGTGGAACTGGAACTGGACAGCCCGGATGTTCCCTTCGGACTGGTGGTGCTGGCAGCCCTGTGCGCGTACAAGGCGCTGGAAGATCAGCAGAACGCGGCCAATGCCGCTTCAGGCGACGCCTCCAACTGATTTCGCTAGCCCTCGTCTTTCAGGCCCTGAATTTCCTCGATAAAGCGTTCCAGGCTGTCGAAGTCGCGGTAGACGCTGGCAAAGCGGATATAGGCCACGTCGTCGAGCGGGCGCAGAAAGGTCATGGCCCGCTTGCCGATCTCGCGTGAGTCGATCTCCGGGGCCTGCACCTCGTCCTCGAAGCCGTAGGCAAAGGCCCGCAGGGTTTCCGCCGAGATCGGGCGCTTCTCGGTGGCGAGGACCAGCCCGCGCAGCAGCTTGTCTGGGTTGAACGCCTGCCGCACGCCGCCGCGCTTGAGAACCATCAGCGGTTCGAGCTGGGCGCGTTCGTAGGTGGTGAAGCGCCGGGCACAGTTCAGGCATTCGCGCCGCCGCCGGATGGCGCTGCCATCGTCGCCGCTGCGCGAATTGACCACGCGGCTGTCGGCAAACGAGCAGTACGGACAGCGCATCTCAGCGCTCCATCAGGTTTGTCAGCAGCGCACCCTGGTCGCCGCGCAGGCTGGAGACGGCAGGCATCGGCACGCGCACGATGTTGCCGGTCAGGTGGCTCAGCTCCGGCATGGCGAGCGCCAGCACCGCATCGGCCAGCGGGCGATCCAGCGTTTCGTCGCTGCTGGAGGCGCGTCCGGGCAGCACCAGATTGGCGCGCAACTCCTCGGTATAGGCCTGCTCGACCAGTCCCTTCAGCGCCCCGCGCTGCGGCGAGGTGTGCAGGCCTTTCTCGTCCAGGTGCGGCCCGATGATGGTCAGCCAGGTGCTCGGCAGGTAGCGCCGGGCAATCTGCGCGATGCCCACGCTCGATTTGACGTTGCAGTTGAACAGGTCCATCCATTCGCCCTCGCTGAGCGTGGTGAAGCTGCTCATGGCGCGTTTGTCGGCCAGATGCACGATGCCGTGCAGCACGCCGAAGATTTCCAGGATGCGCTGCTGGGCGCTGCGCCAGTCCATCGGCACGCCCACGTCGGCCTTGATCGGAATGGCGGTGCCGCCGCCGCGCACGCTGCTGGCGTTTTCGATGCTGCTGGCGTGGGCGGCCAGGGTTTCGGGATTGTTGCCGATCAGGACCACGTCGGCCCCGCAGCGGGCCAGAGCGCTGCTGATGATGCGGCCATACCCCTGATCGGCGCTTGTGACGGCGATGACCTGTCCCTGAAGGCGGGTGTCTGGCGGTAAGAGCGGCATGGTGCGTCAGTATATGACGAACCTTCGCCCTCAGCCGAGAGGCAGAGCACACGCCCCCAGCCCGGAAGCGGCGAGCCCTGCCATCCCGGAGCGGAGCAGGGGAAAACGCAGAGGCGCCCCCGGTCACCTGTTCCCGTATAGCAGGAGCGGGACTGATGGGCGGCCCTACCTGAACTGC carries:
- a CDS encoding SDR family NAD(P)-dependent oxidoreductase produces the protein MPLLPPDTRLQGQVIAVTSADQGYGRIISSALARCGADVVLIGNNPETLAAHASSIENASSVRGGGTAIPIKADVGVPMDWRSAQQRILEIFGVLHGIVHLADKRAMSSFTTLSEGEWMDLFNCNVKSSVGIAQIARRYLPSTWLTIIGPHLDEKGLHTSPQRGALKGLVEQAYTEELRANLVLPGRASSSDETLDRPLADAVLALAMPELSHLTGNIVRVPMPAVSSLRGDQGALLTNLMER
- a CDS encoding peptidylprolyl isomerase, producing the protein MACMEPYIPAGYTLTPELSNERQTRFGKAPSMGEGIEQGKQYQAVFETSKGRIVMDLDADEVPNTVNSFVYLIRHHYYDGIVFHRVLDGFMAQTGDPTGTGSGGPGYDFADERTSRRHDTPGVLSMANRGPNTNGSQIFMTFVPTPHLDGRHTVFGRVVEGMDVLNSITRINPGGPGTPDRIERAYVVQK
- the nrdR gene encoding transcriptional regulator NrdR — its product is MRCPYCSFADSRVVNSRSGDDGSAIRRRRECLNCARRFTTYERAQLEPLMVLKRGGVRQAFNPDKLLRGLVLATEKRPISAETLRAFAYGFEDEVQAPEIDSREIGKRAMTFLRPLDDVAYIRFASVYRDFDSLERFIEEIQGLKDEG